One Alnus glutinosa chromosome 3, dhAlnGlut1.1, whole genome shotgun sequence genomic region harbors:
- the LOC133862251 gene encoding uncharacterized protein LOC133862251, giving the protein MSGYENVVGGKLKLKGKALDVKAGGVKKKKKNKKHQDQISEVTENELTAGGSAELPTDPNEEDANDGNKLIGDGKAARYDDHLTPAERRYIEERERIDVHRLAKTANKSHRDRIQDFNQYLANMSEHYDIPKVGPG; this is encoded by the exons ATGTCAGGTTATGAGAATGTTGTTGGGGGTAAGCTGAAGCTTAAGGGAAAAGCTCTGGATGTCAAGGCTGGTGgggtgaagaagaaaaagaagaataaaaaacatCAGGATCAAATTTCTGAAGTCACAGAAAATGAGCTTACGGCAG GTGGAAGTGCGGAGCTGCCCACTGATCCTAATGAGGAAGATGCAAATGATGGCAACAAATTGATTGGGGATGGGAAGGCTGCTCGTTATGATGATCATCTCACTCCCGCAGAAAGGAGATATATAGAAGAAAGGGAGAGAATCGATGTTCATAGACTGGCGAAGACAGCTAACAAATCTCATCGAGACAGGATTCAGGATTTCAACCAGTATCTAGCAAATATGAGTGAGCATTATGACATTCCTAAAGTTGGCCCAGGATGA